The following proteins are co-located in the Ketogulonicigenium robustum genome:
- the ubiG gene encoding bifunctional 2-polyprenyl-6-hydroxyphenol methylase/3-demethylubiquinol 3-O-methyltransferase UbiG: MSETNSTIDPAEVAKFEAMAAEWWDPSGKFKPLHMLNPCRLDYITRQIAAHFGRDLTTDRPFDGLRLLDIGCGGGLLSEPMARLGATVVGVDAAPRNIPVARVHAEQMGLQIDYRLGTAEALAAAGEAFDVVLNMEVIEHVADPQAFLIACHDLLVPGGLHICSTLNRNPKSFAMAIVGAEHIMRWLPKGTHDWSRFITPNELYDLLAGARLRAIDRTGMVFNPITWGWSLSARDLSVNYVTASVRPQA, from the coding sequence ATGTCCGAGACCAATTCCACCATCGACCCCGCAGAAGTCGCCAAATTCGAGGCGATGGCCGCCGAATGGTGGGATCCGAGCGGTAAATTCAAACCGCTGCACATGCTGAACCCCTGCCGGCTGGATTACATCACGCGCCAGATCGCCGCCCATTTCGGGCGCGACCTGACCACTGACCGCCCGTTTGATGGGCTGCGCCTGCTGGATATCGGCTGCGGCGGGGGCTTGCTATCCGAACCGATGGCCCGCTTGGGCGCGACTGTGGTGGGGGTTGATGCCGCCCCGCGCAACATTCCCGTGGCGCGTGTGCACGCCGAGCAAATGGGGCTGCAGATCGACTATCGCCTTGGCACCGCCGAGGCGCTGGCCGCTGCGGGTGAGGCCTTCGATGTCGTGCTGAACATGGAGGTGATCGAGCATGTCGCCGACCCGCAAGCCTTCCTGATCGCCTGCCACGATCTGCTGGTGCCGGGTGGGCTGCACATATGCTCGACGCTAAACCGCAACCCCAAAAGCTTCGCCATGGCGATTGTCGGGGCCGAACATATCATGCGCTGGCTGCCCAAGGGCACGCACGACTGGTCGCGTTTCATCACCCCGAACGAGCTTTACGACCTGCTGGCCGGTGCCCGCCTGCGGGCGATCGACCGCACCGGCATGGTCTTCAACCCAATCACATGGGGGTGGAGCCTGTCTGCCCGCGACCTATCGGTGAACTACGTCACCGCCTCAGTGCGCCCTCAGGCCTGA
- a CDS encoding MarR family winged helix-turn-helix transcriptional regulator yields the protein MSGESDDLGIVLFSEILMLEQLVSTALGRALPRGMELSHFSVLNHLANTGGEKTPAQLARIFHLTKGAMTNTLRKLEWAGWVHIRPDWDDARRKLVAISPAGRAARDAAVAALGPLVADAAASVGGAQVRATLPVLRALRQKLAQADTADQA from the coding sequence ATGAGCGGCGAAAGCGACGACCTCGGCATCGTGCTGTTTTCCGAGATCTTGATGTTGGAGCAGCTGGTCTCGACCGCGCTGGGCAGGGCCCTGCCGCGCGGGATGGAATTGTCGCATTTTTCCGTCCTGAACCATTTGGCCAACACAGGGGGCGAGAAAACGCCCGCCCAACTGGCGCGGATTTTTCACCTGACCAAAGGCGCGATGACGAACACACTGCGCAAATTGGAATGGGCAGGCTGGGTACACATCCGCCCCGATTGGGACGATGCGCGGCGCAAGCTGGTGGCGATCAGTCCCGCAGGGCGCGCCGCCCGCGATGCTGCGGTAGCGGCGCTGGGCCCGCTGGTGGCCGATGCGGCAGCCTCGGTCGGGGGGGCGCAGGTGCGCGCCACGCTGCCGGTGCTGCGCGCGCTGCGCCAAAAGCTGGCGCAGGCCGATACGGCCGATCAGGCCTGA
- the grxC gene encoding glutaredoxin 3 yields MKPVEIYTTPTCGYCAAAKSLLQRKGVSYAEVDVSGNPDLRAAMVQRAGGSRTVPQIFIGGQHVGGCDDLYALDSAGKLDPLLQG; encoded by the coding sequence ATGAAACCGGTCGAAATCTACACCACCCCCACCTGCGGCTACTGCGCAGCGGCCAAAAGCCTGTTGCAACGCAAAGGCGTCAGCTATGCCGAGGTCGACGTTTCCGGGAACCCCGATCTGCGCGCCGCTATGGTGCAGCGGGCAGGCGGCAGCCGCACAGTGCCGCAGATTTTTATCGGTGGTCAACATGTTGGCGGTTGCGACGATCTATACGCGCTGGATAGCGCAGGCAAGCTCGACCCGCTGCTGCAGGGATGA
- a CDS encoding ComF family protein, whose product MQKAMMQLRAVVYPPTCLGCGARVQADFALCGPCWARAHFITGAACDCCGLALPGQGAGDQRLLCDDCLHAPPPWGQGVALLGYRDLAKQLVLQMKHADRTDLARGMAIWMARKAGPLVQGALLVPVPLHWTRLIRRRYNQAALLAQGVARETGADVAVDALIRPHRTRPLEGHSRAQRFAAMEGAICPHPRRGGVMQGRHVVLVDDVMTSGATFAAATQAALLAGAARVSVLALARVAKLG is encoded by the coding sequence ATGCAAAAGGCGATGATGCAGTTGCGCGCGGTTGTTTATCCGCCGACGTGCTTGGGCTGCGGTGCGCGCGTGCAGGCCGATTTTGCGTTGTGCGGCCCATGCTGGGCGCGCGCACATTTTATCACAGGGGCGGCCTGCGATTGCTGTGGTCTGGCCTTGCCGGGGCAGGGCGCGGGCGATCAGCGCTTGCTATGCGATGATTGTTTGCACGCGCCGCCGCCATGGGGGCAGGGTGTAGCGCTGCTGGGGTATCGCGATCTGGCCAAGCAGTTGGTGCTGCAAATGAAGCATGCCGACCGCACCGATCTGGCGCGCGGGATGGCGATTTGGATGGCACGCAAGGCGGGCCCGCTGGTGCAGGGGGCGTTACTTGTGCCCGTGCCGCTGCATTGGACGCGCCTGATCCGGCGGCGCTACAATCAGGCCGCTTTGCTGGCGCAGGGCGTTGCACGTGAAACTGGGGCCGATGTCGCGGTGGATGCGTTGATCCGCCCGCACCGCACCCGCCCGCTGGAAGGGCACAGCCGCGCGCAGCGCTTTGCCGCGATGGAGGGGGCGATCTGCCCTCATCCGCGCCGCGGTGGGGTGATGCAGGGGCGCCACGTTGTGTTGGTCGATGACGTGATGACCAGCGGCGCAACCTTTGCGGCCGCAACGCAGGCCGCCCTGCTGGCGGGTGCCGCGCGGGTGTCGGTGCTGGCTCTGGCCCGCGTTGCAAAATTGGGGTAA
- a CDS encoding methyltransferase domain-containing protein, with protein sequence MERLTDQAALHLHHARARRRPALFLREVIRDEVQERLLMVNRTFTAPLVVTAFPDLWPDMPHAAPSDTLALPEHGYDLIVLDMVLHWANDPVGMLVQAQRALRPDGLLLAPLFGGQTLAELRAALAEAEVAISGGLSPRVLPMGEIRDLGALLQRAGFALPVADSIPFTVSHPHLFALAADLRGMGEQNALAARLRRPTPRAMFLQAAAIMDDRFSVDGKIQSTFDVVFLTGWAPAPSQPKPLRPGSATHHLSAVLPTPPQPEVDVAPKMAD encoded by the coding sequence ATGGAACGATTGACCGACCAAGCCGCCTTGCACCTGCACCACGCCCGCGCCCGCCGCCGCCCCGCGCTATTCCTGCGCGAGGTGATCCGCGACGAGGTGCAGGAGAGGCTATTGATGGTTAACAGAACCTTTACGGCGCCGCTGGTCGTGACCGCATTTCCAGACCTGTGGCCCGACATGCCCCACGCCGCCCCCAGCGATACGCTTGCCCTGCCCGAACATGGCTACGACCTGATCGTCCTTGATATGGTGCTGCACTGGGCGAACGATCCGGTCGGGATGCTGGTGCAGGCCCAGCGTGCCCTGCGCCCCGACGGGCTGCTGCTGGCGCCGCTGTTCGGCGGCCAAACTCTGGCCGAACTGCGCGCCGCGCTGGCCGAGGCCGAGGTGGCCATATCGGGCGGGTTGTCGCCGCGCGTCCTGCCGATGGGCGAGATCCGCGATTTAGGCGCACTGCTGCAGCGCGCGGGCTTTGCCCTGCCCGTTGCCGACAGCATTCCTTTTACCGTGTCGCACCCGCATCTTTTCGCACTGGCTGCCGATCTGCGCGGCATGGGGGAACAAAACGCCCTTGCCGCCCGCTTGCGCCGCCCCACCCCGCGCGCCATGTTCTTGCAGGCTGCGGCTATTATGGACGATCGCTTCAGCGTGGATGGAAAGATCCAATCGACCTTTGATGTCGTATTCCTGACCGGTTGGGCACCAGCGCCCAGCCAACCCAAACCGCTGCGCCCGGGCAGCGCCACCCATCACCTTTCCGCGGTTCTGCCCACGCCGCCCCAGCCCGAGGTTGACGTTGCCCCCAAAATGGCTGACTGA
- the hemH gene encoding ferrochelatase, with the protein MQTMTEGDSKIGVLIANLGTPDATDYWSVRRYLNEFLSDKRVIDYPAWLWQPLLQLIILSRRPYATGANYKLIWDKERDESPLRTITRDQTDAIRALIQEQFGDRVLVDFCMRYGNPSTPDKLKEMVDAGCDRIVFFPLYPQFSTATTATANDKLFEAAQKMFKQPAIRTVEPYFHQPDYIASLANSIREGIAASGTEPDLLVCTYHGMPERYIRMGDPYRSQCMETSRLLLAELGWEEDRLITTFQSRFGPEEWLKPYTVEHVAELAKAGKKNIAICSPAFSADCIETLEEINGEICEAFEHAGGEVFTYIPCLNARPDHVAVLTRMIKNSLEGWA; encoded by the coding sequence ATGCAGACCATGACCGAAGGCGATAGCAAAATCGGCGTGTTGATCGCCAATCTTGGAACACCCGACGCGACCGATTACTGGTCGGTACGCCGCTATCTGAACGAATTCCTGTCGGACAAGCGCGTCATCGACTATCCGGCATGGCTGTGGCAGCCGCTTTTGCAGCTGATCATCCTGTCGCGCCGCCCCTATGCCACGGGCGCCAACTACAAGTTGATCTGGGACAAGGAACGCGACGAAAGCCCGCTGCGCACCATCACGCGCGACCAGACCGACGCCATCCGCGCGTTGATTCAGGAACAGTTCGGCGACCGTGTTCTGGTTGATTTCTGCATGCGCTATGGCAACCCGTCGACCCCCGACAAGCTGAAGGAAATGGTCGACGCCGGCTGCGACCGCATCGTGTTCTTCCCGCTGTATCCGCAGTTTTCAACCGCGACGACCGCGACCGCCAACGACAAGCTGTTCGAAGCGGCGCAAAAGATGTTCAAGCAGCCCGCCATCCGCACGGTCGAGCCCTATTTCCACCAGCCCGACTATATCGCCAGCTTGGCCAATTCCATCCGCGAAGGCATAGCAGCATCGGGGACCGAACCTGACCTGCTGGTCTGCACCTATCACGGTATGCCCGAACGCTACATCCGCATGGGCGACCCCTACCGCAGCCAATGCATGGAAACATCGCGCCTGCTGCTGGCCGAACTGGGCTGGGAAGAAGACCGCCTGATCACCACGTTCCAGTCGCGGTTCGGCCCCGAGGAATGGCTGAAGCCCTATACCGTGGAACATGTCGCCGAGCTGGCGAAAGCGGGCAAGAAGAACATCGCCATATGCTCGCCCGCGTTTTCGGCCGACTGCATCGAGACGCTGGAAGAAATCAACGGCGAGATCTGCGAGGCGTTCGAACATGCCGGCGGCGAGGTTTTCACCTACATCCCCTGCCTGAACGCGCGGCCCGACCATGTCGCTGTGCTGACGCGGATGATCAAGAACAGCTTGGAAGGCTGGGCCTAA
- a CDS encoding L,D-transpeptidase, translating into MSEDTSRLNRRGFIAAGATLVGAGLASPALAQMVGTTQMESQISQSVQRNISAFHMRDWRPYFTDLRNGAILCDLDSRAVHFWSEDESIYRLYPSSVPLDEELTRRGRTQVIEKRENPTWRPTPSMRQRNPEWPEVVPGGDPMNPLGIRALYLSWQYYRIHGTHDTRKIGRPSSNGCVGLYNEHIIELYNYAKNGTQVYVL; encoded by the coding sequence ATGTCGGAAGACACGAGCAGGCTGAACCGTCGCGGCTTTATCGCTGCGGGTGCAACACTGGTGGGGGCTGGTCTGGCATCGCCCGCGCTGGCGCAGATGGTGGGCACCACCCAAATGGAATCGCAGATTTCGCAATCGGTGCAGCGCAATATCTCGGCGTTCCACATGCGTGACTGGCGCCCGTATTTCACCGACCTGCGCAACGGCGCCATCCTGTGCGATCTCGACTCGCGCGCCGTGCATTTCTGGTCCGAGGACGAGAGCATCTATCGCCTCTATCCGTCGTCCGTGCCGCTGGATGAAGAACTGACCCGCCGTGGCCGAACGCAAGTTATTGAAAAACGTGAAAACCCGACATGGCGTCCGACCCCCTCGATGCGCCAGCGCAACCCCGAATGGCCCGAAGTCGTGCCCGGTGGTGACCCGATGAACCCCTTGGGGATTCGTGCGCTTTACCTGTCGTGGCAGTATTACCGCATCCACGGCACGCATGACACGCGCAAGATCGGCCGCCCGTCGTCGAACGGATGCGTTGGTCTTTATAATGAACACATCATCGAGCTGTATAACTACGCCAAGAACGGCACACAGGTTTACGTGCTTTAA
- a CDS encoding CAP domain-containing protein has product MLRRAVLSAILLSTVAACATGNTRARIGPDGLPLPTVYRINSQDAAAIPFRMLDGVNTLRAARGVPAVQLDAQLNAAAATHSRDMAIQNRPWHFGSDGSSPLDRLRRVGYSGQLIGEAISESYENEMQTLSVWMEDPDIRDVILDPSATRMGVAWLQEDAGKIWWTMVIAR; this is encoded by the coding sequence ATGCTGCGCCGCGCCGTTCTTTCTGCGATCCTACTTTCGACCGTGGCTGCCTGTGCGACAGGTAACACGCGCGCGCGGATCGGGCCCGACGGCCTGCCCCTGCCGACCGTCTATCGAATCAACAGCCAAGACGCTGCTGCCATCCCGTTCCGCATGTTGGATGGTGTGAATACCCTGCGCGCCGCGCGCGGTGTGCCCGCCGTGCAACTGGATGCGCAGCTGAACGCCGCCGCCGCGACCCATTCGCGCGACATGGCGATCCAGAACCGCCCGTGGCACTTCGGCTCGGACGGCTCGTCGCCGCTCGACCGGTTGCGTCGCGTGGGCTACAGCGGCCAGCTGATCGGCGAAGCTATTTCGGAATCCTACGAGAACGAAATGCAGACCCTGTCCGTGTGGATGGAAGACCCCGACATCCGCGACGTGATCTTGGACCCCAGCGCGACCCGCATGGGCGTGGCATGGCTGCAAGAGGATGCCGGCAAGATCTGGTGGACGATGGTGATTGCCCGCTAA
- a CDS encoding L,D-transpeptidase family protein: protein MAAAVAGCGRPQATVVAPDPNTPVTHLLAYKSSRSLYLMRNDTVVRSYNVGLGFQPVGHKQFEGDGKTPEGTYVMDRRNPRSAYHLSVGISYPNPNDRLYAAEHGRSPGGDIFIHGTPQEFVGKGDWTVGCFAVSNAEIEEIYRLVPMGARIHIFA, encoded by the coding sequence ATGGCAGCTGCTGTGGCGGGCTGTGGTCGGCCGCAGGCAACCGTTGTTGCCCCCGACCCCAATACGCCGGTAACGCACTTGCTGGCTTATAAGAGTAGCCGTAGCTTGTATTTGATGCGCAACGATACGGTCGTGCGCAGCTATAATGTCGGATTGGGATTCCAGCCGGTCGGCCACAAGCAATTTGAAGGCGACGGTAAAACGCCAGAAGGCACCTATGTGATGGACCGCCGCAATCCGCGTAGCGCCTACCACCTGTCGGTCGGCATTTCTTACCCCAACCCGAATGACCGCCTGTATGCCGCCGAACATGGCCGCAGCCCCGGCGGCGACATCTTTATCCACGGCACGCCGCAGGAATTCGTCGGCAAAGGCGACTGGACCGTCGGTTGCTTCGCCGTATCAAACGCCGAGATCGAAGAGATCTACCGCCTTGTCCCCATGGGGGCGCGGATCCATATTTTCGCTTAA
- a CDS encoding class I SAM-dependent RNA methyltransferase: protein MAVVEALTHHAMGRLDDGTLVPRVLPGEEVEVTADGSARIITPSPRRVAPVCRHFKTCGGCAMQHADDNFVAAWKMDIVARALSGQGLTGEIAGILTSPARSRRRAKFTGRRGKSGGQVGFKARGSDILVEVPDCQLIAPELAALIPALADVANLAASRKAEAGLLVTTSQAGADLQVESERDLTPQLVGELAQIAERAGFARITWGDETAVLRAPPIQMMGPAPVVPPPGAFLQATPQGEADLLAQVRAAVGDARRVVDLFAGSGTFTLPLSATTEVHAVEGVAPMIEALMRGWRAAGGLRKVTGEVRDLFRNPLLPIDLKGFDAAIIDPPRAGAEAQIRQLAQSDIPVIAMVSCNPVTFARDARILLDAGYVMAPIWVVDQFRWSAHVELVTRFTRA, encoded by the coding sequence ATGGCTGTAGTCGAGGCACTGACACATCACGCGATGGGGCGCTTGGATGACGGCACGCTGGTGCCGCGCGTTCTGCCGGGTGAGGAGGTCGAGGTGACGGCCGACGGCTCGGCGCGGATCATCACTCCCTCGCCCCGCCGCGTCGCGCCGGTGTGTCGCCATTTCAAAACCTGCGGTGGCTGCGCCATGCAGCACGCCGATGATAATTTCGTTGCCGCGTGGAAGATGGATATCGTGGCCCGCGCCCTTTCCGGCCAAGGTCTGACTGGCGAAATCGCAGGCATCCTGACCTCGCCCGCCCGCAGCCGACGCCGCGCCAAGTTCACGGGGCGTCGCGGCAAATCCGGTGGGCAGGTCGGCTTCAAGGCGCGCGGGTCGGACATTCTGGTCGAGGTGCCCGACTGCCAGTTGATCGCGCCCGAACTGGCGGCGCTGATCCCTGCGCTGGCCGATGTTGCGAACCTTGCCGCCTCGCGCAAGGCCGAGGCGGGCTTGCTGGTCACTACATCGCAAGCCGGTGCGGATCTGCAGGTCGAGAGCGAGCGCGATCTGACCCCGCAGTTGGTGGGCGAGCTGGCACAGATTGCAGAACGCGCGGGTTTTGCGCGAATCACTTGGGGGGACGAAACCGCCGTGCTGCGTGCGCCGCCCATTCAGATGATGGGCCCTGCCCCCGTCGTGCCGCCGCCCGGTGCCTTTTTGCAGGCAACCCCGCAGGGCGAGGCTGACCTGCTGGCGCAGGTGCGCGCCGCCGTGGGGGATGCCCGCCGCGTGGTCGACCTGTTCGCAGGATCGGGCACCTTTACCCTGCCCCTGTCCGCCACGACCGAGGTTCACGCGGTTGAGGGTGTCGCCCCGATGATCGAGGCGCTGATGCGCGGCTGGCGTGCCGCGGGCGGCCTGCGCAAAGTGACGGGCGAAGTTCGCGATCTATTTCGTAACCCCTTGTTGCCGATTGATTTGAAAGGGTTCGATGCTGCCATTATCGACCCGCCCCGCGCGGGGGCCGAGGCGCAGATTCGCCAGCTAGCACAGTCGGACATTCCGGTAATCGCGATGGTATCGTGCAACCCCGTTACCTTTGCCCGTGATGCGCGTATTTTGCTGGATGCAGGCTATGTCATGGCACCCATCTGGGTGGTCGATCAATTCCGCTGGTCTGCCCATGTCGAGCTGGTGACCCGTTTCACAAGGGCGTGA
- a CDS encoding CCA tRNA nucleotidyltransferase — MRIEADWLGHPALAALMQALADAGFRAWFVGGCVRNALIGGGPTDVDMATDASPLAAKAALSAFRTIDTGIDHGTITVLTDAGPIEVTTLRRDVETDGRHAVVAFGTSLADDAARRDFTMNALYADLDGTVTDLVGGVADAQVHHVRFIGDAPARIREDYLRILRFFRFHAWYGEAGAIDLDGLSACAELADGIEGLSRERIGAEMRKLLSAPDPAPAVAAMAQAGVLWRILPGAGLGVLTALVHVEGLMGLGPDPMRRLAALGGEDAVTQLRLSKAEQRRLAHLTDGLSLDEAAYRHGADLALDAAALAYATLSQTPPDGLSARAAWASTQVFPLRAADLPLSGPDLGAALKAAERRWIASGFTLTKDALKG, encoded by the coding sequence ATGCGGATCGAGGCTGACTGGCTGGGTCACCCTGCCCTTGCCGCGCTGATGCAGGCGCTGGCCGATGCTGGCTTTCGGGCATGGTTTGTGGGCGGCTGCGTGCGAAATGCGCTGATTGGCGGCGGCCCGACCGATGTCGACATGGCCACAGATGCCTCGCCGCTGGCGGCCAAGGCCGCGCTGTCGGCTTTTCGCACCATCGACACCGGCATCGACCACGGCACCATTACCGTGCTGACGGATGCCGGCCCGATCGAGGTCACGACCCTGCGCCGCGATGTGGAAACCGATGGCCGCCACGCAGTGGTCGCCTTTGGCACATCGCTGGCAGATGATGCCGCGCGGCGTGATTTTACCATGAATGCCCTTTACGCTGACTTGGATGGCACCGTGACCGATCTGGTGGGCGGCGTGGCCGATGCGCAGGTGCACCATGTGCGCTTTATTGGCGACGCCCCTGCCCGCATCCGCGAAGATTACCTGCGTATCCTGCGCTTCTTCCGGTTTCACGCGTGGTATGGCGAGGCGGGCGCGATTGATCTGGATGGCCTATCGGCCTGCGCTGAACTGGCCGACGGGATCGAGGGCCTCTCGCGCGAGCGGATCGGGGCGGAGATGCGCAAGCTGTTGTCTGCCCCCGACCCCGCCCCCGCCGTGGCGGCGATGGCGCAGGCGGGCGTGCTGTGGCGCATCTTGCCGGGCGCGGGTTTGGGTGTGCTGACCGCGCTGGTGCATGTCGAGGGGTTGATGGGCCTTGGCCCCGACCCGATGCGCCGCCTTGCCGCTTTGGGCGGCGAAGATGCCGTCACCCAACTGCGCCTGTCCAAAGCCGAACAGCGTCGCCTTGCACACCTGACCGACGGCCTGTCACTGGACGAGGCCGCCTATCGGCACGGGGCCGATTTGGCGCTGGATGCGGCGGCTTTGGCCTATGCCACCTTGTCGCAAACGCCGCCCGATGGGCTGTCCGCGCGTGCGGCATGGGCCAGCACACAGGTTTTCCCGTTGCGCGCAGCGGATTTGCCGCTATCAGGCCCAGACTTGGGCGCGGCGCTAAAAGCCGCCGAACGCCGCTGGATCGCTTCCGGCTTTACACTGACAAAAGACGCATTGAAGGGCTGA
- a CDS encoding Hsp33 family molecular chaperone HslO has protein sequence MTQGTQTAWDDTVLPFQLDLADVRGRVARLDGVLQDVLRQHNYPAPIEALVAEAVVLTALIGQTIDLRWKLSIQVRGDGPARIIATDYYGPTEDGQPARIRGYASFDPDRLDMEADPFTQIGEKGYFAILIDQGEGTQPYSGITSLTGGSLAACAEAYFAQSEQLPTRFALSYGRSNEPGRGERWRAGGIMLQHMPKASPLRKPAEGEFKVTPINVDVLEDGENWARANILLDTVEDMELIGPNVTSTSLLARLFHEEEPRIFDTQNVVFGCSCSEDKVRQSLSIYSQKDIAHMITPEGTVTADCQFCGAHYVLDPETVGFKGDKPPGF, from the coding sequence ATGACCCAAGGCACCCAAACCGCCTGGGACGATACGGTTTTGCCGTTCCAGCTTGACCTTGCCGATGTGCGTGGTCGGGTGGCTCGGCTTGACGGCGTCCTGCAAGATGTGCTGCGCCAGCACAATTACCCCGCCCCGATCGAGGCGCTGGTGGCCGAGGCTGTCGTTCTGACGGCGCTGATCGGTCAAACCATTGACCTGCGTTGGAAGCTGTCGATCCAAGTGCGGGGCGATGGCCCTGCGCGGATCATCGCGACCGATTATTACGGCCCGACCGAAGACGGCCAACCCGCGCGTATTCGCGGCTACGCCAGCTTCGACCCTGACCGTCTGGACATGGAGGCCGACCCCTTCACCCAGATCGGCGAAAAGGGTTATTTCGCGATCCTGATCGATCAGGGCGAGGGCACGCAACCGTATTCGGGCATCACCAGCCTGACCGGTGGGTCGCTGGCGGCCTGTGCCGAGGCGTATTTTGCGCAGTCCGAACAGCTGCCGACACGTTTCGCGCTGTCCTATGGTCGCTCGAACGAGCCGGGCCGCGGCGAGCGGTGGCGTGCGGGTGGCATCATGCTGCAGCACATGCCCAAGGCATCGCCCCTGCGCAAACCCGCCGAGGGCGAGTTCAAGGTCACGCCGATCAACGTCGACGTGCTGGAAGATGGCGAGAACTGGGCGCGGGCGAACATCTTGCTCGATACCGTCGAGGATATGGAGCTGATCGGGCCGAACGTGACCTCGACCAGCCTGCTGGCGCGTTTGTTCCACGAGGAAGAGCCGCGCATCTTCGACACCCAAAACGTGGTGTTCGGCTGCTCGTGCTCGGAAGACAAGGTGCGTCAGTCGCTGTCGATCTATTCGCAGAAAGACATCGCCCATATGATCACGCCCGAAGGCACGGTCACGGCGGACTGCCAGTTCTGTGGTGCGCACTATGTCCTCGACCCCGAAACGGTCGGGTTCAAAGGTGACAAACCGCCAGGTTTCTGA
- a CDS encoding NUDIX domain-containing protein, whose product MIPRYGETPRPDIRYRLRPGAYAVILQGDSILTTFQADPEPEFQLPGGGIEAGESPTQGLLREVREETGWLVTGARRLGAYRRFCYMPEYDLWAEKLCTLYLARPVRQVAPPSEPGHSAVWMHLSNAVEMLDNSGERALLRRLL is encoded by the coding sequence ATGATCCCCCGTTATGGCGAAACCCCGCGCCCCGATATTCGCTACCGTTTGCGCCCCGGGGCCTATGCCGTGATTTTGCAGGGCGACAGCATCCTGACCACGTTCCAAGCCGACCCCGAGCCTGAATTTCAACTGCCCGGCGGCGGGATCGAGGCGGGCGAAAGCCCGACGCAGGGCCTGCTGCGCGAAGTGCGCGAGGAAACGGGGTGGCTGGTCACCGGCGCGCGGCGGCTGGGGGCTTATCGGCGCTTTTGCTACATGCCCGAATATGACCTGTGGGCCGAAAAGCTGTGCACGCTTTACCTGGCGCGCCCCGTCCGCCAAGTGGCCCCGCCCAGCGAGCCGGGCCATTCCGCCGTCTGGATGCATCTGTCGAACGCCGTCGAGATGCTGGACAACAGCGGCGAGCGCGCCTTGCTGCGCCGCCTGCTGTAA